A single region of the Lepus europaeus isolate LE1 chromosome 1, mLepTim1.pri, whole genome shotgun sequence genome encodes:
- the XIRP2 gene encoding xin actin-binding repeat-containing protein 2 — protein MFPMQKGSLNLLRQKWESSDYQRSECCPRGSLCRFFQPQERKLLEPKEEAMSVTEVPDAPSPLCSSGDEKLGLEPEEKNHEDKDSNPRECGQPEVLKEDTLLGRRRIERFSIALDELRSVFEIPKNSSRPAEFGRKEVEIERGLCSPTCKSQPGSQLDDFVKNSDKKVDETSVDKMSPESGHSHILEVTVGPNKTASGLAEESAAESEGVSDPHQAISLRERMARYQAAVSRGDCRSFSANMMEDSEMCRVPGGLAKVKKQFEKDEMTSSCNTFSQYQYQHQNRSEQEVIHGIQEVERNKQEVSKSHEIDIFETKMASHLEKHTEEISQASQLHQYVQETVIDTPEDEEIPKVSTKFLKEQFEKSAQENVLSSDKVPITPAKKIKIESEYEETFRPSSVVGTSSASCTSNSQRKEISTTRYSDHSVNCSTLAQVNATALGQKEEFPPPPPDVLQTPIEAAFSQSPEFPSPPRRLPMPKDLYSKQRNLYELNRLYKHIHPELRKNLEKDYISEVSEIVSSQMNSGSSVSADVQQARYVFENTNESSQKDLSSEREYLQWDEILKGEVQSMRSIFENQPLDSINNGSPDEGDISKGIANQEIIAGGDVKYTTWMFETQPIDALGVHSSATEENAEKIPELARGDVRTARWMFETRPLDSMNKMHQSQEESVETVVKDITGGDVKTVRYMFETQHLDQLGQLHSVDEVHLLQLRSELKEIKDNVKRSIKCFETQPLYVIRDGLGQMLEIKTVHREDIEKGDVRTARWMFETQPLDTINKDITEIKVVRGISMEENVKGGVSRAKWLFETQPLEKIKESEEVITEKETIIGTDVSRKCWMFETQPLDTLKEAPDAYPLPPEQIIGGDVQATRHLFETVPIEALKDSADVGKLQKIIASEEEKGDVRHQKWIFETQPLEEIREDKKQYTRTVKLEEIDKGDVRNYTHVFESNNLIKFEASHKVEVEGVTRGAVELNKSLFETMPLYAIQDHLGKYHQVKTVQQEEILRGDVKSCRWLFETRPIDQFDESLHKFQIIRGISAQEIQTGNVKSAKWLFETQPLDAIKYFSNVEETESTTKQDTDIVKGDVKTCKWLFETQPMESLYEKVSLMTGSEEIHKGDVKSYTWIFETQPLDSIKDDSEAVVKLQTVKQEEIQGGDVRTACFLFETENLDSIQGEEGKESKPVEMDIQAGDVSSMRYKFENQSLDSISSSSAEVLKKIKTLKTEDIQKGNVLNCRWLFENQPIDMIKESQEGDELVKTVTDIQGGDVRKRCFIFETFSLDEIKEESDHMSSKKTITEEIIKGDVKSYRMLFETQPLYAIQDQQGCYHEVTTVKKEEVIHGDVRGTRWLFETKPLDSINESETVYVIKSVTQEDIQKGDVSSVRYRFETQPLDKISEGSRNVIPTVDYIQGGNVKTSKQFFESEDSDRKNYVRTVSVNEIQKGNVKTSTWLFETHTIDELRGEGSEYENIKTVTQEDVQKGDVRQAVWLFENKTLDAIKEADESITNITKEEIISSDVKTTTWLFETTPIDEFNDSRIEKVEIIGKSIKETLEDLYSQKVIESPGIIIEADEIGDVRMAKYKLMNQASPEIQKEEIIKVDLNSIMMNLLSRRDCTKREILVSEEEKGNVNLTKTQLLNRSTEFHADKEEVVRGDVQQAIKSLFSEEKSVKKGILIQEDERGDVNMTIYCLLHENAGDTIQREEVIGGDVRRTIHNLLSSTSNNKIREKAKIDASERGNVQFFTTCIETGALDYLRQLQTGSNEALTPRKEEGEKEIIGGDVEGTKLLLKKRQSQVERTVNETDIIPGDVHNTAKVFMTEPQSASYKTTKEETVKGDLKSTLNSLSQAINQQTVAKKEEITKGDRLTTLKSFKTSSHQWKESKQPATIPDDIEQTIEHLERATNTRTEIMKKELIRDDLETSLRSLKEAQRGFKEVDKEPANNEVQAVTVGSSEEQKTSIHLKAAQRDQKSILQPRPGPFEPAARWEGRAEAPSQSEERTKVNLPKAPKGTVKIVIDREQNNDALEKSLRRLSNSSHEATENVLESGDRMDVWTDNTREEHLREEHLSRQLTSTVSAKKSKKSEESRRLRELKEDNVFNSTQSIDKIVGKQQTQTCGLRNGHQKTEAFHVKSAKKNTSIQLPPCTQSLTPSPTQYHPVSMPVGDTYKVTEDFQKQTLIKQEMQYSNEEIKKNNMNIQPVPVDQDLSKVTKMKVFEKSHNKFKVSDKNQRTDVHLKKEDFLMKTNTSAELKMAMERSFNPSNFNPENDGKDSECSLPPPSPPPPPPSNASSEIEFPLPPPPPLMMLPEKNVFPPSLCTEKIKAEFENFPGLPLPPPPVEEKPEVESLSTFPPPPLSPASSQKSAQPSSSVPQKHNEAFIHECSLKEASGSQQTHSQAKITTRKSGARIPPPTLPKPKFFKGIDDKKNLLSQKVELENSPSDMEFNIASTKDQRRCMMATSSECTETKQDTFKGSLDQRKQVSIDSVKSPSQIVSETSAPKEKQAAPLRKSHSFPANSGQQSPKPYMRKFKTPLMIAEEKYRQQREELEKQKQESSCYNIVKRESQSHSVSKLEKEMPLQKTNEEVPLSGMFSELTVPQPSQDSQSSAQVLEVDSNKQLSTTSTVTVAAKSLQHALASSEAKDNMRKEILQSSRDVIQSTSAWKTKQSQQECSIQQTQQKKYLEQLPLPQSQPVSPTFKVKTIKLPSIDHTLNETEHRYESHKKHSHVDVQTITKQQYQETKKLEASAKYNSKQSMAEKYDQLSKEETKVALPVSTEAAEKRHERKLQMNHEKQTEYRRSERGKLMESERKSQGPSMIGAKEERFIVERQQEQLKDESAPKVVKQKVTEAHFDSQTQDFQRTEIQTSESNVEHEKLFQPSNSLQGKKCIGVKGVQQKEVFSDTKDSKEEVTQNKSLFSSVKESQHDDGKCAVNILEFLRKREELQQILSRVKEFEAEPSKNDLKAFQALLHIVPGWLRREEKRENGACIAMENNIEKIKEEIAYIKTQAEDMLVSCENVIQAAMISSKMGKQGKKPTSLNEATSKVSNANVHYDKYTEQKENKIVEAAAHHETAAHHEVLADSHVKTHQESRRDDSKMSPPSLKTRPQSPTFITIESTARRTVPSTTDELSQSPKADSFVEPSPGRPIPQTCSTPRADMSPSPPRSRSEQLVKLKDTTAKLSKGAVPHASVTPVPIVEKRSEIIMSPATLRRQIKIDTRGRDSPPTITIPVSVNHVAGSSFRESMEAQEEVRKVEKRATYVHKDGLNSTNCVVPETESYDAVEIIRKVAVPRVPEHKQRYEAAKRSVQMAEKFVNDHENEINRWFREFEDGPVFEAKSNRRVYANGDANRNVKQESRTFCKEEFGLTSLGNTNFTDFSCKHPGELQENIPVKQPRVSSETRSVSEHLSGIDSFESHVVGSKTTTSSSHSSEATRSGLDFKHAPPTYEDVIAGHILDISDSPKELRRNFQKTWQESERVFESLGYASSDASATEMRTTFQEESAFLSEAAAPRQGSLYTLSKDRLSNGVPSSRPTEFS, from the exons gaagtAATCCATGGCATCCAGGAAgtggaaagaaacaaacaagaagtTTCAAAATcacatgaaattgatatttttgaaacaaaaatg GCCTCTCATCTTGAAAAACACACTGAGGAAATAAGCCAAGCTTCTCAGCTGCATCAGTATGTTCAAGAAACAG TCATTGATACacctgaagatgaagagattccAAAGGTATCAacgaaatttttaaaagagcaatTTGAAAAGTCTGCCCAGGAAAATGTCCTTTCTTCTGACAAAGTACCAATAACCCCAGCCAAGAAGATTAAA ATTGAAAGTGAATATGAAGAGACTTTCAGGCCATCATCAGTTGTGGGTACCTCTTCTGCTTCTTGCACTTCCAACAGCCAGAGGAAGGAAATATCAACCACAAGATATAGTGATCACAGTGTCAATTGCTCAACTCTGGCACAAGTTAATGCCACAGCTTTGGGACAGAAGGAAGaattccctcctcccccacctgaTGTACTTCAAACTCCAATAGAGGCAGCATTTTCCCAGTCCCCTGAATTTCCCAGCCCTCCTAGAAGACTGCCCATGCCCAAAGATTTGTATTCCAAGCAAAGAAATTTGTATGAATTAAATCGTTTATACAAACACATCCACCCTGAGCTAAGAAAAAACTTAGAGAAAGATTATATCAGTGAGGTTTCTGAGATTGTTTCTAGTCAAATGAACTCAGGGAGCTCAGTTTCAGCAGATGTGCAACAAGCCCGGTAtgtttttgaaaatacaaatgagagTTCGCAAAAAGATCTGAGTTCAGAAAGAGAATACTTACAGTGGGATGAAATTCTGAAAGGAGAGGTTCAGTCTATGAGATCGATCTTTGAGAACCAGCCATTAGATTCCATCAACAATGGGTCTCCAGATGAAGGGGACATTTCCAAGGGCATTGCCAATCAAGAAATCATTGCTGGTGGTGATGTGAAATATACCACATGGATGTTTGAAACTCAACCCATTGATGCACTGGGGGTTCATTCTTCCGCTACTGAAGAAAATGCCGAGAAAATCCCTGAGCTGGCCAGAGGAGATGTCCGCACAGCCCGATGGATGTTTGAAACAAGGCCATTAGATTCAATGAATAAAATGCATCAAAGTCAAGAAGAATCAGTAGAAACTGTCGTTAAGGACATAACTGGAGGCGATGTCAAGACTGTGAGATACATGTTTGAAACTCAACATCTGGATCAACTTGGACAGTTGCATTCAGTGGATGAGGTTCACTTACTGCAACTCAGATCTGAGCTCAAAGAAATTAAGGACAACGTTAAGAGAAgtataaaatgttttgaaactcaGCCGCTGTATGTTATTAGAGATGGTTTAGGTCAAATGCTAGAAATAAAAACTGTTCACAGAGAAGATATTGAAAAGGGGGATGTGAGAACAGCACGCTGGATGTTTGAAACACAGCCCTTGGACACAATTAACAAGGATATTACAGAAATTAAAGTTGTCAGGGGCATATCCATGGAAGAAAATGTGAAAGGTGGGGTCAGTAGGGCAAAGTGGTTATTTGAAACCCAacctttggagaaaatcaaagaatcAGAAGAGGTCATCACTGAAAAGGAAACAATAATAGGTACAGATGTCTCCAGAAAGTGCTGGATGTTTGAAACACAGCCATTAGACACTCTAAAAGAGGCTCCTGATGCATATCCTCTACCACCTGAGCAGATCATAGGGGGTGATGTCCAAGCCACTAGGCATCTATTTGAAACAGTTCCAATAGAAGCTTTGAAAGACAGTGCTGATGTTGGAAAGCTTCAAAAAATCATTGCctctgaagaagaaaaaggggATGTTAGACATCAGAAATGGATTTTTGAGACCCAACCTCTGGAAGAGATTAGAGAAGATAAGAAACAGTACACACGAACAGTGAAACTTGAAGAAATTGACAAAGGAGATGTAAGGAATTACACACATGTCTTTGAATCAAATAATCTAATTAAATTTGAGGCATCCCACAAAGTAGAAGTGGAAGGGGTCACAAGAGGTGCTGTAGAGTTAAATAAATCCCTCTTTGAAACAATGCCACTGTACGCCATACAAGACCACCTTGGAAAATATCATCAAGTAAAAACAGTCCAGCAAGAGGAAATCCTAAGAGGTGATGTAAAAAGCTGTAGGTGGCTTTTTGAAACAAGACCCATTGACCAGTTTGATGAAAGCCTTCATAAATTTCAGATAATTAGAGGAATATCTGCTCAAGAAATACAGACTGGAAATGTGAAATCTGCTAAATGGTTGTTTGAAACACAACCTCTTGATGCAATTAAATATTTCAGCAATGTGGAAGAAACAGAAAGTACTACTAAACAAGATACAGATATTGTTAAGGGAGATGTCAAAACCTGTAAATGGCTATTTGAAACCCAGCCAATGGAATCTCTTTATGAAAAAGTTTCACTAATGACTGGCAGTGAAGAAATTCATAAAGGAGATGTCAAAAGCTATACTTGGATCTTTGAAACTCAGCCACTTGATAGCATAAAAGATGACTCTGAAGCAGTAGTCAAATTGCAAACTGTAAAACAGGAGGAGATTCAAGGTGGGGATGTTCGTACAGCGTGTTTTCTTTTTGAGACCGAAAATTTGGATAGCATTCAaggagaagaagggaaggaaagcaAGCCTGTGGAAATGGATATCCAAGCTGGAGATGTGTCCAGCATGAGGTATAAATTTGAAAATCAATCCCTAGATTCTATAAGCTCCAGTTCAGCAGAAGTTTTGAAAAAGATCAAAACTCTAAAAACAGAAGATATTCAGAAAGGCAATGTTTTAAACTGTAGATGGCTTTTTGAAAACCAACCAATTGATATGATAAAAGAAAGCCAAGAAGGTGATGAGTTAGTGAAGACAGTGACAGACATACAAGGTGGGGATGTAAGGAAGAGGTGCTTTATTTTTGAGACATTTTCATTAGATGAGATTAAAGAAGAATCTGATCATATGAGTAGCAAGAAAACTATTACTGAAGAAATCATAAAAGGTGACGTAAAAAGCTACAGGATGCTCTTTGAAACGCAGCCCCTCTACGCAATTCAAGATCAACAGGGGTGCTACCATGAAGTTACAACAGTTAAAAAGGAAGAGGTAATTCACGGAGATGTACGAGGAACAAGGTGGCTTTTTGAAACAAAACCATTAGACTCAATTAACGAGTCAGAAACTGTGTATGTTATTAAATCAGTGACACAGGAAGACATTCAGAAGGGAGATGTTAGTTCTGTCAGATACAGATTTGAAACTCAGCCACTAGACAAGATTTCAGAAGGATCGCGTAATGTTATTCCAACAGTTGACTATATTCAAGGTGGCAATGTAAAGACAAGTAAACAATTCTTTGAGTCTGAAGATTCTGATAGGAAGAATTATGTAAGAACAGTAAGTGTCAATGAAATACAAAAAGGTAATGTTAAAACATCTACTTGGTTATTTGAAACTCATACCATAGATGAACTGAGAGGAGAAGGGTCAGAATATGAAAACATCAAGACAGTGACCCAGGAAGATGTGCAGAAAGGTGATGTTAGGCAGGCAGTAtggctttttgaaaataaaactttggaTGCTATTAAGGAAGCAGATGAAAGCATCACAAATATTACCAAAGAAGAAATCATTTCTTCAGATGTTAAGACAACCACGTGGCTCTTTGAAACAACACCCATTGATGAATTTAATGACAGCAGAATAGAAAAGGTAGAAATTATTGGCAAGAGCATTAAGGAAACATTAGAAGATCTCTACTCTCAAAAAGTTATTGAGTCTCCTGGAATCATTATCGAAGCTGATGAAATTGGAGATGTGCGAATGGCAAAATACAAGCTAATGAACCAAGCATCACCTGAgatacaaaaagaagaaattatcaaGGTTGACCTCAATAGTATAATGATGAACTTACTTTCCAGAAGAGACTGCACGAAGAGAGAGATTTTGGTGAGTGAAGAAGAGAAGGGAAATGTCAACTTGACTAAAACTCAACTATTAAACAGATCCACTGAATTTCATGCTGATAAAGAAGAGGTAGTGAGGGGTGATGTACAGCAAGCAATAAAAAGCCTGTTCTCAGAGGAAAAATCTGTGAAGAAGGGCATTTTAATCCAGGAAGATGAAAGAGGAGATGTTAACATGACTATCTATTGTCTTCTTCATGAAAATGCTGGTGACACAATTCAGCGGGAAGAAGTAATAGGAGGTGATGTAAGGCGAACCATTCACAATTTGTTGTCTTCCACATCAAACAATAAAATACGTGAAAAGGCTAAAATTGATGCCTCTGAGAGAGGAAATGTGCAGTTTTTCACAACATGCATAGAAACTGGAGCTTTGGATTATCTCAGACAACTGCAGACAGGGTCAAATGAAGCATTAACACCTaggaaagaagaaggagagaaagaaataattggTGGTGATGTTGAGGGCACAAAATTGTTACTAAAGAAAAGGCAATCTCAGGTTGAACGTACTGTTAATGAAACTGACATCATCCCAGGAGATGTACATAATACAGCTAAGGTTTTTATGACAGAGCCTCAGAGTGCATCTTATAAGACAACCAAAGAAGAAACTGTAAAGGGGGATTTAAAATCAACCCTAAATTCCCTCAGCCAGGCCATAAATCAGCAAACAGTggctaaaaaagaagaaattactaAAGGTGACAGGTTGACCACACTCAAGTCATTTAAAACATCAAGCCACCAGTGGAAagaatcaaaacagcctgctacCATCCCTGATGATATTGAGCAAACTATTGAGCATCTTGAAAGGGCTACAAACACAAGGACAGAAATCATGAAAAAAGAACTTATCAGAGACGACCTTGAAACATCATTAAGATCTTTGAAAGAAGCACAAAGAGGTTTCAAAGAGGTAGATAAAGAACCTGCAAACAACGAAGTCCAAGCTGTGACAGTAGGGTCCTCAGAAGAGCAGAAAACAAGCATTCATCTGAAAGCTGCCCAAAGGGACCAAAAAAGTATTCTCCAGCCAAGGCCAGGACCAtttgagccagcagccaggtgggaAGGAAGAGCAGAGGCTCCCAGTCAATCTGAAGAAAGAACCAAGGTCAATCTGCCAAAAGCCCCCAAAGGCACTGTAAAGATTGTCATAGATCGTGAACAAAACAATGATGCTCTTGAGAAAAGCCTTAGAAGACTGTCTAATTCCAGCCACGAAGCTACTGAAAATGTGTTAGAATCAGGGGACCGAATGGATGTCTGGACTGATAACACAAGAGAAGAGCATCTGAGAGAGGAGCATTTGAGCAGACAATTAACTTCAACTGTGTCAGCGAAGAAAAGTAAAAAGTCTGAGGAATCAAGGAGACTGAGAGAGCTGAAAGAGGACAATGTGTTCAACTCCACCCAATCTATTGACAAAATAGTTGGAAAGCAGCAGACTCAAACATGTGGACTGAGGAATGGCCACCAGAAGACTGAGGCTTTCCATGTAAAGAGTGCTAAAAAGAACACAAGCATTCAATTACCGCCATGTACACAAAGCTTGACGCCCAGTCCCACTCAGTACCATCCAGTCAGCATGCCAGTTGGAGACACTTACAAAGTTACAGAGGACTTTCAGAAGCAAACcttaataaaacaagaaatgcAATATTCTAATGAGGagataaagaaaaacaacatGAACATTCAACCTGTACCTGTAGATCAAGACCTATCCAAAGTAACTAAAATGAAAGTCTTTGAAAAAAGCCATAATAAATTTAAGGTCAGTGACAAAAATCAGAGGACTGATGTTCACCTGAAAAAAGAGGACTTTCTAATGAAAACAAATACTTCTGCAGAGTTGAAAATGGCAATGGAAAGGTCCTTTAACCCAAGCAACTTTAATCCGGAGAACGATGGGAAAGACAGTGAGTGCTCTCTTccacctccatctccacctcctcctccaccttccaATGCATCATCTGAAATAgaatttcctcttcctcctccacctcctttaATGATGTTGcctgaaaaaaatgtgtttcctCCATCACTATGCACAGAGAAGATAAAGGCTGAATTTGAAAACTTCCCAggcctccctcttcctccaccaCCAGTAGAGGAGAAACCTGAAGTAGAATCTCTATCAACATTTCCACCACCTCCCCTTTCTCCAGCATCATCTCAGAAATCAGCACAGCCTTCCTCTTCTGTTCCACAAAAGCACAATGAAGCTTTCATACATGAATGTTCCCTAAAAGAAGCCTCAGGCTCTCAGCAAACTCACTCTCAGGCTAAAATCACAACAAGAAAATCAGGAGCACGTATTCCACCCCCCACATTACCCAAACCCAAATTTTTCAAGGGAATAGATGATAAAAAGAACCTTCTTTCCCAAAAAGTGGAATTGGAAAATTCCCCATCAGATATGGAATTTAATATTGCTTCCACAAaggatcagagaagatgcatgatggCAACCAGCAGTGAATGCACAGAGACAAAGCAGGACACATTCAAAGGAAGCCTTGATCAAAGAAAACAAGTATCTATTGACTCTGTAAAGTCTCCCTCTCAGATAGTTTCAGAAACTTCAGCACCCAAAGAAAAGCAGGCAGCTCctctcagaaaatcacactcattTCCAGCAAATTCAGGACAGCAAAGTCCAAAACCTTATATGAGAAAATTTAAGACACCTCTAATGATTGCTGAAGAAAAGTACAGACAGCAAAGAGAAGAGCTTGAGAAACAGAAACAAGAGAGTTCTTGCTACAACATAGTCAAAAGAGAAAGTCAAAGTCATAGTGTATCAAAGttagaaaaagaaatgccatTACAAAAAACAAATGAGGAGGTTCCGCTATCTGGAATGTTTTCAGAGCTCACTGTGCCTCAACCAAGCCAAGACTCTCAAAGTAGTGCTCAAGTCCTTGAAGTGGATTCTAATAAACAGCTCTCTACAACATCAACAGTGACAGTGGCTGCCAAGAGCCTCCAACATGCTCTAGCATCCTCAGAAGCCAAAGATAACATGAGGAAGGAAATTTTGCAGAGCTCCAGGGACGTAATACAATCTACATCAGCTTGGAAAACTAAACAGAGTCAGCAAGAATGTAGTATACAacaaacacaacagaagaaatatctggAGCAGTTGCCCTTGCCCCAAAGCCAACCAGTTTCCCCAACTTTCAAAGTTAAAACCATCAAGCTCCCCAGCATAGATCATACATTAAATGAAACTGAACACAGATATGAAAGTCACAAAAAGCACTCACACGTTGATGTTCAGACCATTACCAAACAACAGTATCAGGAAACCAAGAAATTGGAAGCAAGTGCCAAGTACAATAGTAAGCAATCCATGGCTGAAAAATATGACCAATTATCTAAGGAAGAAACAAAGGTGGCACTACCAGTGTCTACAGAAGCTGCAGAGAAGAGACATGAAAGGAAACTCCAGATGAAtcatgaaaaacaaacagaatataGGAGATCCGAGAGAGGGAAGCTTATGGAAAGTGAAAGGAAAAGCCAGGGGCCCTCAATGATTGGTGCAAAAGAAGAGAGATTCATAGTTGAAAGACAACAAGAACAATTGAAGGATGAGTCAGCACCAAAGGTGGTCAAGCAGAAGGTGACGGAAGCACATTTTGATTCACAGACTCAAGATTTTCAGCGAACAGAGATACAGACTTCTGAAAGTAATGTTGAACATGAAAAATTGTTCCAGCCAAGTAATAGTCTGCAGGGGAAAAAATGCATTGGAGTCAAGGGCGTTCAACAGAAAGAAGTCTTTTCTGACACTAAAGATTCAAAGGAAGAGGTTACACAGAACAAATCTTTATTTTCCTCTGTGAAAGAATCCCAGCACGATGATGGAAAATGTGCTGTAAATATATTGGAATTCTTGAGAAAGCGTGAAGAACTACAGCAGATTCTGTCTAGAGTAAAAGAGTTTGAAGCAGAGCCAAGTAAAAATGACCTGAAAGCATTTCAAGCACTGTTACATATTGTTCCAGGATGGctgagaagggaagaaaaaagagaaaatggagctTGCATTGCAATGGAGAACAATATAgaaaaaatcaaggaagaaatagCATACATTAAGACGCAAGCAGAAGATATGCTTGTGTCCTGTGAAAATGTAATTCAAGCAGCCATGATATCCTCCAAAATGGGGAAGCAGGGAAAGAAGCCTACTAGTCTTAACGAGGCAACATCAAAAGTGTCTAATGCTAATGTCCACTATGATAAATACACggagcagaaagaaaataaaattgtagaaGCAGCAGCACACCATGAAACAGCAGCTCATCATGAAGTACTTGCTGATAGCCATGTAAAAACCCATCAGGAAAGTAGACGGGATGACAGCAAGATGTCTCCTCCCTCTTTAAAAACACGCCCACAATCACCTACTTTTATAACGATTGAGTCTACTGCCCGACGGACCGTACCTTCTACTACTGATGAGCTTTCTCAGTCTCCTAAAGCAGACAGTTTTGTTGAACCCTCCCCAGGAAGGCCCATACCGCAAACATGTAGCACTCCCAGGGCAGACATGTCCCCTTCTCCACCCAGGAGTCGCTCAGAACAACTTGTCAAACTCAAAGATACCACTGCAAAGTTATCCAAAGGGGCCGTCCCACATGCATCAGTAACCCCAGTTCCAATTGTGGAGAAAAGGTCTGAGATCATCATGTCTCCTGCAACACTTCGTCGCCAAATTAAGATAGACACACGTGGTAGAGACTCTCCACCTACAATCACCATACCTGTAAGCGTAAATCATGTTGCTGGTAGTTCCTTCAGAGAATCTATGGAAGCGCAAGAGGAAGTTAGGAAAGTAGAGAAAAGAGCAACTTACGTTCACAAAGATGGATTAAATTCTACTAACTGCGTCGTGCCAGAAACTGAGAGTTACGATGCGGTCGAAATCATCCGCAAGGTCGCAGTGCCTCGCGTGCCAGAGCACAAGCAGAGATACGAAGCAGCCAAGCGATCTGTTCAGATGGCTGAAAAATTCGTGAAtgatcatgaaaatgaaataaacagatGGTTCAGGGAATTTGAGGATGGCCCAGTTTTTGAAGCAAAGTCAAACAGAAGAGTTTATGCAAATGGAGACGCAAACCGTAATGTAAAACAAGAAAGCCGAACATTTTGTAAAGAGGAATTTGGATTAACATCtttaggaaacactaattttaCAGACTTTTCTTGTAAACATCCTGGAGAGCTGCAAGAAAACATTCCTGTTAAGCAGCCCAGGGTGAGCTCTGAAACAAGGTCTGTCAGTGAACATCTCTCAGGCATAGATTCATTTGAGAGTCACGTTGTTGGGTCAAAGACAACCACGTCATCATCCCATAGCTCAGAAGCTACCAGATCTGGCCTTGACTTCAAACATGCCCCACCAACTTATGAAGATGTCATCGCTGGACATATTTTAGATATCTCTGATTCACCGAAAGAACTCAGAAGGAATTTTCAAAAGACATGGCAGGAGAGTGAAAGAGTTTTCGAAAGCCTGGGATATGCAAGCTCTGATGCTTCTGCAACTGAAATGAGAACCACCTTCCAAgaggaatctgcatttctaagTG aagctGCTGCTCCAAGACAAGGAAGTTTGTATACTTTGTCAAAAGACCGTTTATCCAATGGAGTGCCTAGTAGCAGACCAACAGAGTTTTCATAA